The Actinocatenispora sera genome has a window encoding:
- a CDS encoding sigma-70 family RNA polymerase sigma factor, whose translation MANDTGIRTDKVAEERDLVGVYLHEISRTPLLDAAGEVDIAKAVEAGLYADKLLEAGQTVHGASKAELTRLVVEGQRAKEQFVKANLRLVVSIARRYVRSGMPMLDLIQEGNTGLVRAVEKFDYERGFKFSTYATWWIRQAISRAIAQQERTVRLPVHLVEDVNRMRNMTRQLTRELGQEPEAEQLAKGLGVSVERINELKRWSQDTVSLDTPVGDDGDTNLGDLVADTDSPSPEDLVLAGMERDRVDGLLGHLDDRSAGIVRARYGLDDGREHSLTEVAQRFSLSRERIRQLEIQALHRLRELAGSGGLDAA comes from the coding sequence GTGGCGAACGACACGGGTATCCGCACCGACAAAGTCGCCGAGGAGCGCGACCTGGTCGGTGTGTACCTGCACGAAATTTCCAGGACGCCGTTGTTGGACGCGGCCGGCGAGGTCGACATCGCGAAGGCGGTCGAGGCCGGGCTCTACGCCGACAAGCTGCTCGAAGCCGGACAGACGGTGCACGGCGCCTCGAAGGCGGAGCTGACTCGGCTGGTGGTCGAGGGGCAGCGGGCCAAGGAGCAGTTCGTCAAGGCGAACCTGCGGCTCGTCGTCTCCATCGCCCGGCGGTACGTGCGCAGCGGCATGCCGATGCTCGACCTCATCCAGGAGGGCAACACCGGTCTGGTCCGCGCGGTCGAGAAGTTCGACTACGAGCGCGGCTTCAAGTTCTCCACCTACGCGACCTGGTGGATCCGGCAGGCGATCAGCCGGGCCATCGCGCAGCAGGAGCGCACCGTGCGACTGCCGGTGCACCTGGTCGAGGACGTCAACCGGATGCGCAACATGACCCGCCAGCTCACCCGTGAGCTGGGCCAGGAGCCCGAGGCCGAGCAGCTGGCGAAGGGGCTGGGCGTCAGCGTCGAGCGGATCAACGAACTCAAGCGCTGGTCGCAGGACACGGTGTCGCTGGACACCCCGGTCGGCGACGACGGCGACACCAACCTCGGCGACCTGGTCGCCGACACCGACTCGCCCAGCCCGGAGGATCTGGTGCTGGCCGGGATGGAGCGCGACCGGGTGGACGGGCTGCTCGGCCACCTGGACGACCGGTCCGCCGGCATCGTCCGCGCCCGGTACGGGCTGGACGACGGGCGGGAGCACTCGCTCACCGAGGTGGCGCAGCGGTTCTCGCTGTCCCGGGAGCGGATCCGGCAGCTGGAGATCCAGGCGCTGCACCGGCTGCGCGAGCTGGCCGGTTCCGGCGGCCTGGACGCCGCCTGA
- a CDS encoding endonuclease/exonuclease/phosphatase family protein: protein MTGPRSDLRLMVWNLCRGGTGSPAGDVLDQMTDLIGDVAPDVLCCVETEGATDRIVAGLHAAGHADYRGHRLAVDGTDDNLAIVTRLPVLELLPAPAGRTVDSYNFGGLRLRLPGGGEVAVFDTWLRFDVAIADALEATVAELVDGAERTRNDEQLALLELPQLANIEEILTEHLPTALADSDVPVLLAGGFNTESHLDLAAGDPAYRRHVRPQWQVTARLAKAGFADAYRLAHPDAAAEPGGTFDRADGGQRLPHRIDYVFVDERRVRVRAARTVWQRLDRHGPGSFYSDHAALVVDASIVA from the coding sequence ATGACAGGCCCGAGGTCCGATCTGCGGCTGATGGTGTGGAACCTGTGCCGCGGTGGCACCGGTAGCCCGGCCGGCGACGTGCTCGACCAGATGACCGACCTGATCGGCGACGTCGCGCCCGACGTGCTGTGCTGCGTGGAGACGGAGGGCGCCACCGACCGGATCGTCGCCGGGCTGCACGCCGCCGGGCACGCCGACTACCGCGGACACCGGCTCGCCGTCGACGGGACCGACGACAACCTCGCCATCGTCACCCGGCTGCCGGTGCTCGAGCTGTTGCCGGCGCCGGCCGGGCGCACCGTGGACAGCTACAACTTCGGCGGGCTCCGGCTGCGGTTGCCCGGCGGCGGCGAGGTCGCGGTGTTCGACACGTGGCTGCGGTTCGACGTGGCGATCGCCGACGCGCTGGAGGCCACCGTCGCCGAACTGGTCGACGGCGCCGAACGCACCCGCAACGACGAGCAGCTGGCCCTGCTGGAACTGCCGCAGCTCGCCAACATCGAGGAGATCCTCACCGAGCACCTGCCCACTGCACTGGCCGACTCCGACGTGCCGGTGCTGCTCGCCGGCGGCTTCAACACCGAGTCGCACCTCGACCTCGCCGCCGGCGACCCTGCGTACCGCCGGCACGTACGACCGCAGTGGCAGGTCACCGCTCGGCTGGCGAAGGCCGGCTTCGCCGACGCGTACCGGCTCGCGCACCCGGACGCGGCGGCCGAGCCCGGCGGTACCTTCGACCGGGCGGACGGCGGGCAGCGGCTGCCGCACCGGATCGACTACGTGTTCGTCGACGAGCGGCGGGTCCGGGTGCGGGCGGCGAGGACCGTCTGGCAGCGGCTCGACCGGCACGGCCCGGGCAGCTTCTACTCCGACCACGCCGCGCTCGTGGTCGACGCGAGCATCGTCGCGTAG
- a CDS encoding MarR family winged helix-turn-helix transcriptional regulator, with product MTGETDVVTGDELIGRILADGQRLQQAATRLRPSPLLDLNLTMQQLKVLIALARGASSGQALTDVLGVRLATVTGIVDRLAAQHLVSRREDPNDRRVRRVELTATGRRLLDRLNEAGEFATRRLLERLDTDGLRTVAAAVRLLCEAAEDEATDRGPAGEARPGKDSAGTAAHDSAGSDSTGTAGNDSTGSQSAGSAAGG from the coding sequence ATGACTGGGGAGACGGACGTGGTCACCGGCGACGAGCTGATCGGCAGGATCCTGGCGGACGGGCAGCGGCTCCAGCAGGCGGCGACCCGGCTGCGGCCGAGCCCCCTGCTCGACCTCAACCTGACGATGCAGCAGCTCAAGGTCCTGATCGCGCTGGCGCGCGGGGCAAGCTCCGGTCAGGCGCTCACCGACGTGCTCGGCGTCCGGCTCGCCACCGTCACCGGCATCGTCGACCGGCTCGCCGCTCAGCACCTGGTCAGCCGGCGCGAGGACCCGAACGACCGCCGGGTGCGCCGGGTCGAGCTGACCGCTACCGGCCGGCGGCTGCTGGACCGGCTCAACGAGGCCGGCGAGTTCGCCACCCGGCGGTTGCTGGAACGGCTGGACACCGACGGCCTGCGTACCGTCGCCGCGGCGGTCCGGCTGCTCTGCGAGGCCGCCGAGGACGAGGCCACCGATCGCGGACCGGCCGGCGAGGCACGACCCGGCAAAGACTCGGCCGGCACCGCCGCGCACGACTCGGCCGGCAGCGACTCGACCGGCACCGCCGGCAATGACTCGACCGGCAGCCAATCGGCCGGCAGCGCCGCCGGCGGCTGA
- a CDS encoding MurR/RpiR family transcriptional regulator, which translates to MSKTANDAAPGGLIVHVSGLLPALSPAEQRVARLVIADPAAAARQTITELASAAGTSEATVIRFCRSVGMSGYPQLRIRLAAEAARRVEPPDARVVGGDIPPGADMAQIIATISFNDARAVEETAEQLDVAACEQAVAVLSAAGRVDVFGVGASGSVAADFQQKLHRIGRTAFYWPDTHTALTSAALLGKGDVALGISHTGTTTDCVDVLDQARRQGATTIALTNYPRSPIAEVADVVLTTAARETTYRSGAMASRLAQLTVVDCLFVGVAAKNRTRTKRNLEATAEAVASRRATANRRRG; encoded by the coding sequence GTGTCCAAGACTGCCAACGATGCCGCGCCCGGCGGCCTGATCGTGCACGTCAGCGGGCTGCTGCCGGCGCTGTCACCGGCCGAACAGCGAGTCGCCCGCCTCGTCATCGCAGATCCGGCCGCCGCCGCGCGGCAGACCATCACCGAGCTGGCGTCGGCCGCCGGTACCTCCGAGGCCACGGTGATCCGGTTCTGCCGTTCGGTCGGCATGAGCGGGTACCCGCAGCTGCGGATCCGGCTGGCGGCCGAGGCGGCGCGCCGGGTCGAGCCGCCGGACGCCCGCGTGGTCGGCGGCGACATCCCGCCCGGCGCGGACATGGCGCAGATCATCGCGACGATCTCGTTCAACGACGCGCGGGCGGTGGAGGAGACCGCCGAGCAGCTCGACGTCGCCGCCTGCGAGCAGGCGGTGGCGGTGCTGTCCGCGGCCGGCCGGGTCGACGTGTTCGGCGTCGGTGCGAGCGGTTCGGTGGCGGCCGACTTCCAGCAGAAGCTGCACCGCATCGGCCGGACCGCGTTCTACTGGCCGGACACCCACACCGCGCTGACCAGCGCGGCGCTGCTGGGCAAGGGCGACGTCGCGCTCGGCATCTCGCACACCGGTACCACCACCGACTGCGTCGACGTGCTCGACCAGGCCCGGCGGCAGGGCGCCACCACGATCGCGCTGACCAACTACCCGCGCTCGCCGATCGCCGAGGTGGCCGACGTGGTGCTGACCACCGCGGCGCGGGAGACCACGTACCGTTCCGGTGCGATGGCGAGCCGGCTGGCCCAGCTGACCGTGGTCGACTGCCTGTTCGTCGGCGTCGCGGCGAAGAACCGGACCCGCACCAAGCGCAACCTGGAGGCCACCGCCGAGGCGGTCGCGTCCCGCCGGGCGACCGCCAACCGCCGCCGCGGCTGA
- a CDS encoding DUF4232 domain-containing protein → MGTRHWWSDRRAFALGAVAAAAVLLAGCGSSHDDAAGSGPSGTGGHSAHGSGSPAPSGSLQISADPGSSGKSGSGGTSSGGKSTGGKGSGSGSTAASGGGAVPASKRCRPGQLKATVRPLGAAAGTHHASIILTNTGGSCQSSGYVGLQLVSASNGKIATSVLHDTAQRPRTVTLKAHATMYAPASWGAVASSGESQTGNCEPAPHGLQVALPGASGTAHAAWSYGPVCGHGAITVGPLASGSGPAGG, encoded by the coding sequence ATGGGTACTCGTCACTGGTGGTCGGACAGGCGGGCGTTCGCCCTCGGCGCCGTGGCGGCCGCCGCCGTGCTGCTGGCCGGCTGCGGCTCGTCGCACGACGACGCGGCCGGTTCGGGCCCGAGCGGTACCGGCGGGCACTCGGCGCACGGCAGCGGCAGCCCCGCCCCGAGCGGCAGCCTGCAGATCTCGGCCGACCCCGGCTCGTCTGGGAAGTCGGGCTCCGGCGGTACCTCGTCCGGCGGGAAGAGCACCGGCGGCAAGGGCTCCGGCTCCGGATCGACCGCCGCCTCCGGGGGCGGCGCGGTGCCCGCATCGAAGCGCTGCCGGCCCGGCCAGCTCAAGGCGACGGTACGGCCGCTCGGTGCCGCCGCCGGCACCCACCACGCGTCGATCATCCTGACCAACACCGGCGGCAGCTGCCAGTCGTCCGGCTACGTCGGGCTGCAACTGGTGTCCGCCTCCAACGGCAAGATCGCCACCTCGGTCCTGCACGACACCGCGCAGCGGCCCCGCACCGTGACGCTCAAGGCGCACGCCACCATGTACGCGCCGGCCAGCTGGGGCGCGGTGGCAAGCAGCGGCGAGTCGCAGACCGGAAACTGCGAGCCCGCGCCGCACGGGCTGCAGGTGGCGCTACCCGGCGCCTCCGGTACGGCGCACGCGGCCTGGTCGTACGGGCCGGTCTGCGGCCACGGCGCGATCACCGTCGGCCCGCTGGCGTCGGGTTCCGGCCCCGCCGGCGGCTGA
- a CDS encoding VOC family protein, translated as MLRWLTAFVDVPAPFADRDVAFWQAVTGSTLSARRGDRAQFVTLLPPTGDAYLRAQTVFAGDGGSHLDLHADEPEALAAHARSLGATVRYQEPGLVVLESPAGLAFCVVAARGEAVRPAPVTRDDGSRSVVDQLCLDLPAGGYERECDFWSALTGWQLRPGSRPEFHYLVRPAGMPLRLLLQRLGDARPAAAHLDLACDDLEAEAAWHAARGARRSHRTADWITLRDPAGLPYCVTRRNPDTGTTPG; from the coding sequence ATGTTGCGCTGGCTGACCGCATTCGTGGATGTACCGGCCCCCTTTGCCGACCGCGACGTCGCGTTCTGGCAGGCGGTCACCGGTTCGACGCTCTCGGCCCGCCGGGGCGACCGGGCCCAGTTCGTCACGCTGCTACCGCCCACCGGCGACGCGTACCTGCGTGCGCAGACGGTGTTCGCCGGCGATGGCGGCAGCCACCTGGACCTGCACGCGGACGAGCCCGAGGCGCTGGCGGCACACGCCCGGTCGCTCGGCGCGACGGTGCGGTACCAGGAGCCCGGGCTCGTCGTGCTCGAGTCGCCGGCCGGGCTGGCGTTCTGCGTCGTCGCGGCGCGCGGCGAGGCGGTACGCCCCGCGCCGGTCACCCGCGACGACGGCAGCCGCAGCGTGGTCGACCAGCTTTGCCTGGACCTGCCGGCCGGCGGCTACGAGCGGGAGTGCGACTTCTGGTCGGCACTGACCGGCTGGCAGCTGCGGCCCGGATCCCGGCCCGAGTTCCACTACCTGGTCCGGCCGGCCGGGATGCCGCTGCGGTTGCTGCTGCAGCGGTTGGGCGATGCCCGGCCGGCCGCCGCGCATCTCGACCTGGCGTGCGACGACCTCGAGGCGGAGGCGGCCTGGCACGCCGCCCGGGGCGCCCGGCGCAGCCACCGCACCGCCGACTGGATCACCCTGCGCGACCCGGCTGGTCTGCCGTACTGCGTGACCCGGCGCAACCCCGACACCGGCACCACGCCGGGCTGA
- a CDS encoding AMP-binding protein: MAHSETTTTPTGDGTALFRAARDFLLAAEEDYDRAYREFSWPELTSFNWARDWFDAVLTAQRPDQIALRVIEEDGSDTELTFADLTERSTQLAAWLAAEGVARNERVIVMLGNQIELWETLLALLRLGAVVIPATTLLGPADLRDRVHRGEARHVVARSADAAKFADVPGSYTRIAVGEPVEGWLRYADAYGFGGLPPEPDTAATDPLLLYFTSGTTAQPKLVEHTHQSYPVGHLSTMYWLGLRPGDVHLNISSPGWAKHAWSNLFAPWNAGATVLVYNYQRFDPAALLGVLRDAAVTTFCAPPTVWRMLIQADLSAARLSLREVASAGEPLNPEVIEQVRRAWGLTIRDGYGQTETTCQIGNPPGAPLKLGSMGRPLPGYQITLVDPATDTVVTEPGVEGEICIDLDRRPVPLMTGYRDDAERNADAMRGRRYHTGDVASRDTDGYLTYVGRADDVFKAADYRISPFELESVLLEHPAVAEAAVVPGPDPVRLAVPKAYVVLAAGVAPDAATARDILRYAREHLAPYKRVRRLEFAELPKTISGKIRRVDLRKREEQVHGSGTDAAVRSTHEYWEEDLTDTP, encoded by the coding sequence ATGGCACACAGTGAGACGACCACCACTCCAACCGGTGACGGCACGGCGTTATTCCGCGCGGCCCGAGACTTCCTGCTGGCGGCCGAAGAGGACTACGACCGGGCCTACCGCGAGTTCTCCTGGCCGGAGTTGACCAGCTTCAACTGGGCCCGGGACTGGTTCGACGCGGTACTCACCGCGCAACGGCCGGACCAGATCGCGCTGCGGGTCATCGAGGAGGACGGCAGCGACACCGAACTGACCTTCGCCGACCTGACCGAGCGGTCCACCCAGCTCGCGGCGTGGCTCGCCGCCGAGGGGGTGGCCCGCAACGAGCGCGTCATCGTGATGCTCGGCAACCAGATCGAGCTGTGGGAGACGCTGCTCGCGCTGCTGCGGCTGGGCGCCGTGGTCATCCCCGCCACCACCCTGCTCGGGCCCGCCGACCTGCGCGACCGGGTACACCGGGGCGAGGCCCGGCACGTGGTGGCCCGCTCCGCCGACGCGGCGAAGTTCGCCGACGTGCCCGGGTCGTACACCCGGATCGCGGTCGGCGAACCGGTCGAGGGCTGGCTGCGCTACGCCGACGCGTACGGGTTCGGCGGCCTGCCGCCGGAGCCGGACACCGCGGCGACCGACCCGCTGCTGCTCTACTTCACCTCCGGCACCACCGCGCAGCCCAAGCTGGTCGAGCACACCCACCAGAGCTACCCGGTCGGGCACCTGTCGACGATGTACTGGCTCGGGCTGCGGCCGGGCGACGTGCACCTCAACATCTCCTCGCCGGGCTGGGCCAAGCACGCCTGGAGCAACCTGTTCGCGCCGTGGAACGCCGGCGCCACCGTGCTGGTCTACAACTACCAACGGTTCGACCCGGCGGCGTTGCTGGGCGTGCTGCGCGACGCGGCGGTGACCACGTTCTGCGCGCCACCGACCGTGTGGCGGATGCTCATCCAGGCCGACCTGTCGGCAGCGCGGCTGAGCCTGCGCGAGGTGGCCAGCGCCGGCGAGCCGCTCAACCCCGAGGTCATCGAACAGGTCCGGCGTGCCTGGGGGCTGACCATCCGGGACGGGTACGGCCAGACCGAGACCACCTGCCAGATCGGGAACCCGCCCGGCGCGCCGCTCAAGCTCGGCTCGATGGGGCGGCCGCTGCCCGGGTACCAGATCACCCTGGTCGACCCGGCCACCGACACGGTGGTGACCGAGCCCGGGGTCGAGGGCGAGATCTGCATCGACCTGGACCGCCGACCGGTGCCGCTGATGACCGGGTACCGCGACGACGCGGAGCGCAACGCGGACGCGATGCGCGGCCGGCGGTACCACACCGGCGACGTGGCGAGCCGGGACACCGACGGCTACCTGACCTACGTGGGCCGCGCCGACGACGTGTTCAAGGCGGCGGACTACCGGATCTCCCCGTTCGAGCTGGAGAGCGTACTGCTGGAGCACCCGGCGGTGGCCGAGGCCGCGGTGGTGCCGGGCCCGGACCCGGTGCGCCTCGCGGTACCCAAGGCGTACGTGGTGCTCGCCGCCGGCGTGGCACCCGATGCGGCGACCGCCCGCGACATCCTGCGCTACGCCCGGGAGCACCTGGCGCCGTACAAGCGGGTGCGACGGCTGGAGTTCGCCGAGCTGCCGAAGACCATCTCCGGCAAGATCCGCCGGGTCGACCTGCGCAAGCGCGAGGAGCAGGTGCACGGCAGCGGCACCGACGCCGCGGTGCGCTCGACCCACGAGTACTGGGAAGAGGACCTCACCGACACCCCGTGA
- a CDS encoding efflux RND transporter permease subunit — MWLLSRLSLANRSLVALITVVIIGFGAFSIPSLRQQLLPSLEFPIAAVLITDQGASPQVVEEQVTTPIEDAIQAVPNLESVTSTSQSGSATVLAQFEYGTDLDDATNKIEQAVNRIDAQLPDNAQTSVFAGSTDSLPVVTLAASGSLSQQQLGQRLTDTVAPKLRKIDGVKDADITGVRDQQVTITPDAAKLAKAGVPPTAVVTALQGAGARASAGTLTEGDKSLSVQVGGKFDSVQQIKNLYLSPAAAAGAGPQGAGQPGNPGQQGTGSSGATGQQGGPQKAAKPVRLGDVASVKVTESAATSLTRTNGKPSLGVSITMKPDGNAVAISKKVRDELSDLKSDLGPGGELTIVSDQAPYVQKSIKDLFTEGMLGLVFAVVVILIFLLSVRATLVTVVSIPVSVMIALLVMWLKGDTLNLLTLGGLTIAIGRVVDDSIVVLENVKRHLGYGESKRDAVLSGVREVAGAVTSSTLTTVAVFLPIGLVGGMVGELFAPFAITVVVALLASLLVALTITPVLAYWFLKAPKRVSPAEAELARQKALEKERRSPLQRAYVPVIRFATRHRFVTVLIAVVVFVGTLALAPGLKTNLLDSSGQDTLSLSEKMPVGTSLSATSDAAEKIEGVLRRHGDIKSYQATVGSTGFGTGSSNQASFQVTVTEGTDTDALSDSLRHDIDELSGVGEVTFGDVTGFGASNVQVVVTAPDDATLRTAASQVEGAFKRTGQLRDVESDLSPTNPQVQVTVDHRRAAQYGLTDTTITQLVQQAFQGAPAAKIELDGADRNVIVRTGAAPATMDKLKALPVPTATGTVPLSAVATVKRVNGPVTISHTDRNRSATVSATATSSNTGQVTSDLTKKLDALKLPTGADWSMGGVGSDQSDAFRALGIALLAAIAIVFIIMVATFRSLLQPLILLVSVPFAATGAIVALLASNTALGVASLIGLLMLIGIVVTNAIVLMDLINQYRRQGMTVAEAVVEGGRRRLRPILMTAAATICALIPMSLGLTGKGGFISQPLAIVVIGGLVSSTLLTLLLVPALYTMVEGRREKRRLRREAAEATPDARCEPAAAGAQ; from the coding sequence ATGTGGCTGCTGTCCCGGCTCAGTCTTGCCAACCGTAGTCTCGTCGCCCTGATCACCGTCGTGATCATCGGCTTCGGGGCGTTCTCCATTCCATCGCTGCGCCAGCAACTGCTGCCGTCGCTGGAGTTCCCGATCGCCGCGGTCCTGATCACCGATCAGGGCGCCTCGCCCCAGGTGGTCGAGGAGCAGGTCACCACGCCGATCGAGGACGCCATCCAGGCGGTACCGAATCTGGAGAGCGTCACCTCGACCTCGCAGTCCGGGTCGGCCACCGTGCTCGCCCAGTTCGAGTACGGCACCGACCTGGACGACGCGACCAACAAGATCGAGCAGGCGGTCAACCGGATCGACGCGCAGCTGCCGGACAACGCGCAGACCAGCGTGTTCGCCGGTAGCACCGACTCGCTGCCGGTGGTCACGCTGGCCGCGTCCGGATCGCTGTCCCAGCAGCAGCTCGGGCAGCGGCTCACCGACACCGTCGCGCCGAAGCTGCGCAAGATCGACGGGGTCAAGGACGCCGACATCACCGGGGTACGCGACCAGCAGGTCACGATCACCCCGGACGCGGCGAAGCTGGCCAAGGCGGGCGTGCCGCCGACGGCGGTCGTCACCGCCCTGCAGGGCGCCGGTGCGCGGGCGTCGGCCGGTACCCTCACCGAGGGCGACAAGAGCCTGTCGGTGCAGGTCGGCGGCAAGTTCGACTCGGTCCAGCAGATCAAGAACCTGTACCTGTCGCCGGCCGCGGCGGCCGGTGCCGGCCCGCAGGGTGCCGGCCAGCCCGGCAACCCGGGTCAGCAGGGCACCGGCTCGTCCGGTGCGACCGGGCAGCAGGGCGGGCCGCAGAAGGCCGCGAAGCCGGTACGGCTGGGCGACGTGGCGAGCGTCAAGGTCACCGAATCGGCGGCCACCTCGCTGACCCGGACCAATGGCAAGCCGAGCCTCGGCGTGTCGATCACCATGAAGCCGGACGGCAACGCGGTCGCGATCTCGAAGAAGGTCCGCGACGAGCTGTCCGACCTGAAGTCCGACCTCGGCCCCGGCGGCGAGCTGACCATCGTCTCCGACCAGGCGCCGTACGTGCAGAAGTCGATCAAGGACCTGTTCACCGAGGGCATGCTGGGTCTGGTCTTCGCCGTCGTGGTGATCCTGATCTTCCTGCTGTCGGTACGGGCGACGCTGGTCACCGTGGTCAGCATCCCGGTGTCGGTGATGATCGCGCTGCTGGTGATGTGGCTGAAGGGCGACACCCTCAACCTGCTGACGCTGGGCGGGCTGACGATCGCGATCGGCCGGGTGGTGGACGACTCCATCGTCGTGCTGGAGAACGTCAAACGACATCTCGGCTACGGCGAGTCCAAGCGGGACGCGGTGCTGTCCGGGGTGCGCGAGGTGGCCGGCGCGGTCACCTCGTCGACGCTGACCACGGTCGCGGTGTTCCTGCCGATCGGGCTGGTCGGCGGCATGGTCGGCGAGCTGTTCGCACCGTTCGCGATCACCGTGGTGGTGGCGCTGCTGGCCTCGCTGCTGGTGGCGCTGACCATCACCCCGGTGCTCGCGTACTGGTTCCTCAAGGCGCCGAAGCGGGTCTCGCCGGCGGAGGCCGAGCTGGCCCGGCAGAAGGCGCTGGAGAAGGAGCGGCGCAGTCCGCTGCAGCGGGCGTACGTGCCGGTCATCCGGTTCGCCACCCGCCACCGGTTCGTCACGGTGTTGATCGCGGTCGTGGTGTTCGTCGGCACGCTGGCGCTGGCACCCGGGCTCAAGACCAACCTGCTCGACTCGTCCGGCCAGGACACGCTGAGCCTGTCGGAGAAGATGCCGGTCGGTACCAGCCTCTCGGCGACCAGCGACGCGGCGGAGAAGATCGAGGGCGTGCTGCGCCGGCACGGCGACATCAAGTCGTACCAGGCGACCGTCGGCTCGACCGGCTTCGGTACCGGCAGCTCCAACCAGGCGAGCTTCCAGGTCACCGTGACCGAGGGCACCGACACCGACGCGCTGTCCGACTCGCTGCGGCACGACATCGACGAGCTGTCCGGCGTCGGCGAGGTGACCTTCGGCGACGTCACCGGTTTCGGCGCGAGCAACGTGCAGGTGGTGGTGACCGCCCCGGACGACGCGACACTGCGCACGGCGGCGAGCCAGGTCGAGGGCGCGTTCAAGCGCACCGGGCAGCTGCGCGACGTGGAGAGCGACCTGTCGCCGACCAACCCGCAGGTGCAGGTCACCGTCGACCACCGCCGGGCCGCGCAGTACGGGCTGACCGACACCACGATCACCCAGCTCGTGCAGCAGGCCTTCCAGGGCGCGCCGGCCGCGAAGATCGAGCTGGACGGGGCCGACCGCAACGTGATCGTCCGTACCGGGGCGGCGCCGGCCACGATGGACAAGCTCAAGGCGCTGCCAGTACCGACGGCGACCGGCACGGTGCCGCTGTCGGCGGTGGCGACGGTCAAGCGGGTCAACGGTCCGGTCACCATCTCGCACACCGACCGGAATCGCAGCGCGACCGTCTCCGCGACGGCGACCAGCAGCAACACCGGCCAGGTCACCAGCGACCTGACCAAGAAGCTGGACGCGTTGAAGCTGCCCACCGGTGCCGACTGGAGCATGGGCGGCGTGGGGTCGGACCAGTCCGACGCGTTCAGGGCGCTCGGGATCGCGCTGCTCGCCGCGATCGCGATCGTGTTCATCATCATGGTGGCGACGTTCCGGTCGCTGCTGCAGCCGCTGATCCTGCTGGTGTCGGTGCCGTTCGCGGCGACCGGCGCGATCGTGGCGCTGCTGGCCAGCAACACCGCGCTGGGTGTCGCGTCGCTGATCGGTCTGCTGATGCTGATCGGCATCGTGGTCACCAACGCGATCGTGCTGATGGACCTGATCAACCAGTACCGGCGGCAGGGGATGACCGTGGCCGAGGCGGTGGTCGAGGGCGGCCGGCGCCGGCTGCGGCCGATCCTGATGACCGCCGCGGCGACGATCTGCGCGCTGATCCCGATGTCGCTCGGGTTGACCGGCAAGGGCGGGTTCATCTCGCAGCCGCTGGCGATCGTGGTGATCGGCGGCCTGGTGTCCTCGACGCTGCTGACGTTGCTGCTGGTGCCGGCGCTCTACACGATGGTGGAGGGCCGGCGGGAGAAGCGCCGGCTGCGCCGGGAGGCGGCCGAGGCGACGCCGGACGCGCGGTGCGAGCCGGCCGCCGCCGGGGCGCAGTGA